The following proteins are encoded in a genomic region of Streptococcus equi subsp. equi:
- a CDS encoding Mur ligase family protein, whose amino-acid sequence MKLKTLLAIAAGRTAQLILNKIGRGSTYPGRLALMWDKDILDTLAKDYEIVVVTGTNGKTLTTALTVGILKEAFGEVLTNPSGANMMTGITSAFLSAKRKKTGKPIAVLEIDEASLARVTTYIKPSLFVYTNIFRDQMDRYGEIYTTYQMIVDGASQAPKATILANGDSPIFASKDLVNPVKYYGFDTPKHEPRLAHYNTEGILCPKCEQILRYRLNTYANLGDYTCLNCDFQRPKLDYKLTQLTSITHHSSAFVIDDQTYRINVGGLYNIYNALAAVAVAEFFGISADQIKAGFNKSKAVFGRQETFSINGKACTLVLIKNPVGASQALEMLRLADYPFSLSVLLNADYADGIDTSWIWDADFELINQMDITEINAGGVRHSEIARRLRVTGFDEAKITSFDKLEGIMQAIENQEAEHAYILATYTAMLAFRELLASRHIVEKEMI is encoded by the coding sequence ATGAAACTAAAGACACTACTCGCTATAGCAGCCGGAAGGACTGCGCAGCTCATTTTAAATAAAATCGGAAGAGGCTCAACCTACCCCGGACGATTGGCCTTGATGTGGGATAAGGATATTTTAGACACACTTGCCAAGGACTATGAGATTGTTGTTGTGACAGGGACAAATGGGAAAACCTTAACCACAGCTCTAACTGTTGGTATCCTAAAAGAAGCCTTTGGTGAGGTTTTGACTAATCCAAGTGGCGCCAACATGATGACAGGGATTACCTCTGCCTTTTTATCTGCTAAAAGAAAAAAAACAGGCAAGCCTATTGCCGTCTTAGAGATTGATGAGGCAAGCCTTGCAAGGGTAACAACATACATTAAGCCAAGTCTTTTTGTTTACACTAATATCTTTCGAGACCAGATGGATCGCTACGGTGAGATTTACACCACCTATCAGATGATTGTTGATGGTGCTAGTCAAGCGCCGAAGGCAACCATTCTAGCTAACGGTGATAGCCCTATCTTTGCCTCAAAGGACCTGGTTAATCCTGTTAAATATTATGGCTTTGACACACCTAAGCATGAGCCACGCCTAGCTCACTACAACACTGAAGGCATTTTGTGCCCAAAATGTGAACAGATTCTCCGTTATCGTCTCAACACCTATGCTAATCTAGGAGACTATACCTGCTTAAATTGTGATTTCCAAAGGCCTAAGTTGGATTACAAGCTAACGCAATTAACCAGCATTACCCATCATAGCTCAGCCTTTGTGATTGACGATCAGACTTATCGCATAAATGTTGGAGGACTCTATAACATCTATAATGCCCTCGCAGCTGTTGCTGTTGCTGAGTTTTTTGGCATTTCTGCTGATCAGATTAAGGCTGGCTTCAATAAAAGCAAGGCTGTTTTTGGTCGTCAGGAAACCTTCTCCATCAACGGTAAAGCCTGTACGCTGGTTCTCATTAAAAACCCTGTGGGTGCTAGTCAGGCACTAGAAATGCTGCGCCTAGCCGATTATCCCTTTAGCCTATCTGTGCTTTTAAATGCTGATTATGCTGACGGTATTGACACAAGCTGGATTTGGGATGCTGATTTTGAATTGATTAATCAAATGGACATTACTGAGATCAACGCCGGTGGGGTTCGGCATTCTGAAATTGCAAGACGCTTACGAGTGACAGGCTTTGATGAGGCTAAAATCACATCATTCGATAAGCTTGAAGGTATCATGCAAGCCATTGAAAACCAAGAGGCTGAGCATGCCTATATCCTAGCGACCTATACTGCTATGCTAGCATTTCGTGAGCTGCTTGCCAGCCGCCACATTGTCGAAAAGGAGATGATCTAA
- the lplB gene encoding lipoate-protein ligase — protein MKYIVNKSHNPAFNIALEAYAFRELVDEDELFILWINEPAIIIGKHQNTIQEINKEYIEQHGIHVVRRLSGGGAVYHDLNNLNYTIISNKTTEGAFDFKTFSQPVIETLADLGVKANFTGRNDIEIDGKKICGNAQAYYKGRMMHHGCLLFDVDMTVLGDALKVSKDKIESKGVKSVRARVTNILNELPEKISVEAFSDKILVKMKETYPDMTEYVLSEDELAKIQQSAEEQFGSWDWTYGKAPEYTIERNVRYPAGKISTFANVENSVIKNLKIYGDFFGIKDVQDIESLLIGCKYEYADVLERLQTIDTTQYFSRMTVEEVAKAIVA, from the coding sequence ATGAAATACATTGTTAATAAGAGCCACAACCCTGCCTTTAACATTGCTCTAGAGGCTTATGCCTTTAGAGAATTGGTTGATGAGGATGAATTGTTTATCCTCTGGATCAATGAGCCGGCTATTATTATTGGTAAGCATCAAAATACCATTCAGGAAATCAACAAGGAGTACATCGAACAGCATGGTATTCATGTGGTTCGTCGCTTGTCTGGCGGTGGTGCAGTTTACCATGATCTCAATAACCTTAACTACACGATTATTTCCAATAAAACAACAGAAGGAGCCTTTGATTTTAAAACCTTCTCACAGCCAGTTATTGAGACCTTGGCTGATTTAGGAGTTAAGGCTAATTTTACAGGTCGCAATGACATTGAAATTGATGGCAAGAAAATCTGTGGCAATGCTCAAGCCTATTATAAGGGACGTATGATGCATCATGGCTGTCTCTTGTTTGATGTGGATATGACTGTTCTTGGTGATGCGCTCAAGGTCAGTAAGGATAAGATTGAGTCCAAAGGAGTCAAATCTGTACGAGCCCGCGTGACCAATATTTTAAATGAGCTGCCAGAAAAAATCAGCGTAGAAGCATTTTCAGACAAGATTTTGGTTAAAATGAAGGAGACCTATCCAGACATGACAGAATACGTCTTGTCAGAGGACGAGCTGGCTAAGATTCAACAATCGGCTGAGGAGCAATTTGGGAGCTGGGATTGGACCTATGGAAAGGCACCTGAATACACGATTGAACGTAATGTTCGCTACCCTGCCGGTAAAATCTCAACCTTTGCTAATGTTGAAAATTCTGTTATTAAGAATCTTAAGATCTACGGTGATTTCTTTGGTATTAAGGACGTGCAGGATATTGAAAGCCTACTCATTGGTTGCAAATACGAGTATGCTGATGTGCTTGAGCGTCTTCAAACCATTGATACAACACAATATTTCTCACGTATGACAGTAGAAGAGGTGGCAAAGGCCATTGTTGCCTAA
- a CDS encoding hypothetical membrane associated protein: protein MKRFLNSRLGLGLVSIFFAIILFLTAASSSHNHSNSQIYSPIETYTHSLKDVPIDIKYDSDQYFISGYSYGAEVYLTSTNRIKLDSEVNSDTRSFKIVADLTKSKPGTATVTLKVINLPTGVTATVSPDKISVTIGNKKTKTFPVRGSVDSKQLAKGYEISKIETGIDKVEVTSDESTIALIDHVVAKLPDDQVLDANYSSRVTLQAVAADGTILASAIDPAKANLSVSVKKITKSVPIRVEAVGLMDDSLSDIQYKLSKQTAVISGSREVLETIDEVVAEVNISDVTKNTSKTVSLVSNQVSIEPSVVTVQLTTIKK from the coding sequence ATGAAGAGGTTTTTAAATAGTCGTCTTGGGCTGGGCTTAGTGTCAATCTTTTTTGCGATTATTCTTTTTTTGACCGCTGCTTCTAGCAGTCATAATCATTCTAATTCTCAAATTTATAGCCCTATTGAAACCTACACCCATAGCTTAAAGGACGTTCCTATTGATATCAAGTATGATAGTGATCAGTACTTCATCAGCGGCTATTCTTACGGTGCAGAGGTTTATCTGACCTCTACCAACCGCATAAAGCTGGATTCAGAGGTAAACAGTGACACTAGAAGCTTTAAGATCGTAGCTGATCTAACAAAGAGTAAGCCAGGTACTGCAACGGTGACCCTAAAGGTTATCAATCTACCTACTGGTGTGACAGCAACTGTTTCTCCTGATAAGATTTCGGTAACGATTGGAAATAAGAAAACAAAGACCTTTCCGGTGCGTGGCAGCGTCGATAGTAAGCAGCTGGCTAAGGGCTATGAGATTAGCAAAATTGAAACAGGTATTGACAAGGTTGAGGTCACAAGTGATGAGTCTACTATTGCCTTGATAGATCATGTTGTCGCTAAATTACCTGATGATCAGGTGCTAGATGCTAATTATAGCAGCCGAGTAACCCTGCAGGCAGTAGCTGCCGATGGTACCATTTTAGCTAGTGCGATCGATCCAGCCAAGGCTAATTTGTCAGTTTCTGTCAAAAAAATCACCAAATCAGTTCCTATTCGAGTCGAGGCAGTTGGACTAATGGATGACAGTCTGTCAGATATCCAGTATAAGCTCTCCAAGCAGACCGCTGTTATTTCTGGTAGTCGGGAGGTCCTTGAAACTATTGATGAGGTGGTGGCAGAGGTCAATATTTCTGACGTCACCAAAAACACGAGCAAAACGGTCAGCTTGGTTTCAAATCAGGTTTCTATAGAGCCTTCGGTAGTAACCGTTCAGTTGACAACAATTAAAAAATAA
- a CDS encoding membrane protein — protein sequence MSNLSSIDTKFLLSLIDDPLMLVVHLLDILIVAYLIYRFIKSLAGTKIMSLVQGVIFFIIIRVIAEWIGFTTITYLMNQVITYGVIAGVVIFAPEIRAGLEKFGRSTQVFLQKQSLSDEEMLVDALLKSVAYMGPRKIGALIAIEQTQTLQEYIATGIPLNADISSQLLINIFIPNTPLHDGAVIVANNKIAAACAYLPLSESMSISKEFGTRHRAAIGLSENSDAVTIIVSEETGAVSIARKGQFLHDLSTEELEAVLKTHLMNEPGATLPWYKKILGGKAK from the coding sequence ATGAGTAATTTATCAAGTATTGACACAAAATTTTTACTAAGCCTGATTGATGACCCCTTGATGTTGGTGGTTCATTTGCTGGATATTTTAATAGTAGCCTATTTGATTTACCGTTTTATTAAATCCTTGGCAGGAACTAAGATCATGTCCTTGGTACAAGGGGTTATATTCTTTATCATCATTCGTGTGATTGCCGAGTGGATAGGGTTTACGACTATAACCTATCTGATGAATCAGGTCATCACCTATGGAGTGATTGCAGGTGTGGTGATTTTTGCTCCGGAAATTCGAGCGGGGCTTGAAAAATTTGGCCGATCAACACAGGTATTTTTGCAAAAGCAAAGCTTGAGTGATGAGGAGATGCTGGTTGATGCGCTCTTAAAATCAGTTGCTTATATGGGACCGCGGAAGATTGGTGCTCTGATTGCTATTGAGCAAACGCAGACCTTGCAGGAATATATCGCAACAGGAATTCCCCTAAATGCTGATATTTCTAGTCAGCTATTGATCAATATCTTTATCCCAAACACACCGCTGCATGATGGTGCGGTCATTGTGGCTAACAATAAAATTGCTGCAGCCTGTGCTTATCTCCCCTTGTCTGAATCAATGTCGATTTCCAAAGAATTTGGAACACGTCACAGAGCAGCAATTGGACTTTCAGAAAATTCTGATGCTGTAACGATAATTGTTTCTGAGGAGACAGGAGCTGTCTCTATCGCTCGTAAGGGTCAATTTTTACACGACCTTTCAACAGAAGAGCTTGAGGCGGTTCTCAAGACTCATTTGATGAATGAGCCCGGTGCGACATTACCTTGGTATAAAAAAATCTTAGGAGGCAAAGCTAAATGA
- the glmM gene encoding phosphoglucosamine mutase translates to MGKYFGTDGVRGEANVELTPELAFKLGRFGGYVLSQHETERPRVFVARDTRISGEMLEAALIAGLLSVGIEVYKLGVLATPGVSYLVRTEKASAGVMISASHNPALDNGIKFFGSDGFKLADEQELEIEALLDAKEDLLPRPSAEGLGALVDYPEGLRKYERFLVTTGADLDGLKIALDTANGAASVSARNVFLDLNADITVIGENPNGLNINDGIGSTHPEKLQDLVTETASDIGLAFDGDSDRLIAVDENGAIVDGDKIMFIIGKYLSEKGLLAKNTIVTTVMSNLGFHKALDSCGIHKKVTAVGDRYVVEEMRQFGYNLGGEQSGHVIIMDYNTTGDGQLTAVQLTKIMKETGKTLSELASEVTIYPQKLVNIRVDNSMKERAMEVPAIAEVIAQMEGEMAGNGRILVRPSGTEPLLRVMAEAPSNEEVDYYVDTIAAVVRAEIGLD, encoded by the coding sequence ATGGGAAAATATTTTGGAACGGATGGTGTTCGAGGCGAGGCTAATGTAGAGTTGACCCCAGAGCTTGCTTTTAAGCTTGGTCGGTTCGGTGGTTATGTGCTAAGTCAGCATGAGACTGAAAGGCCTAGAGTTTTTGTCGCTCGTGACACCCGTATCTCTGGTGAAATGCTAGAGGCAGCCCTGATTGCTGGCTTGCTTTCTGTTGGGATAGAGGTCTATAAGCTTGGTGTTCTTGCAACTCCTGGTGTGTCCTATTTGGTCCGTACAGAAAAGGCTAGTGCTGGTGTCATGATTTCAGCTAGTCACAATCCTGCTCTTGACAATGGCATTAAGTTTTTTGGGAGTGATGGCTTTAAATTGGCTGATGAGCAAGAGCTAGAAATCGAAGCGCTCTTAGATGCCAAAGAGGACCTCCTACCACGTCCAAGTGCGGAGGGCTTAGGAGCCTTGGTTGATTATCCAGAAGGCTTGCGCAAGTACGAGAGATTCTTGGTTACTACTGGAGCAGATTTAGACGGTTTAAAGATAGCTCTTGATACTGCTAACGGTGCAGCTTCTGTTTCAGCTCGTAATGTCTTTTTAGATTTAAATGCAGACATTACAGTTATTGGTGAGAATCCAAATGGATTAAACATTAATGATGGTATCGGCTCTACACACCCTGAAAAGCTTCAGGACTTGGTGACAGAAACAGCCTCTGATATTGGATTGGCTTTTGATGGCGATAGTGATCGTTTAATTGCTGTTGATGAAAATGGTGCTATTGTTGATGGCGACAAGATCATGTTTATCATAGGCAAGTATCTTTCTGAGAAGGGCTTGCTAGCTAAAAATACGATTGTGACAACAGTGATGTCTAACCTTGGTTTTCACAAGGCATTAGATAGCTGTGGCATTCATAAGAAGGTAACAGCTGTTGGTGATCGTTACGTTGTTGAGGAGATGCGTCAGTTCGGCTACAATCTTGGTGGTGAGCAATCAGGGCATGTCATTATCATGGATTACAATACAACTGGTGATGGTCAACTGACAGCTGTTCAGCTCACCAAAATCATGAAGGAGACAGGTAAAACTCTCTCCGAATTGGCCAGTGAGGTCACTATTTACCCACAAAAGCTTGTTAATATTCGTGTTGACAACAGCATGAAGGAGCGTGCTATGGAAGTGCCTGCTATTGCTGAGGTTATTGCTCAGATGGAAGGAGAAATGGCTGGTAATGGTCGCATTTTGGTAAGGCCTAGCGGCACAGAGCCATTGTTGCGTGTGATGGCAGAGGCACCAAGCAATGAAGAAGTTGACTATTATGTTGATACCATTGCAGCGGTTGTTCGTGCGGAAATTGGCCTTGATTAA
- a CDS encoding acetyltransferase GNAT Family has product MIKHRVDRIASQLDELTQKLYLTMIPEYQEGYANYIYQTDQPDVQRRRIKHINKTFHRLLSESSFYLMPMTQHSAEIIAHDWIYSPAYECYSMTADPEDYQSILSPKARGEHYFQVLRNGVLFGFASFFEQESELEIGLGMAPDTTGQEDGVSFLGSIEAFASTTYPQETYVLNVASFNKGAQSLYQKMGYQPTSSFEQYANGSSHSFVRMEKKKQP; this is encoded by the coding sequence ATGATAAAGCATAGAGTGGATAGGATTGCTAGTCAGCTTGATGAGTTGACCCAAAAGCTGTATTTGACAATGATTCCAGAATATCAGGAGGGCTATGCTAATTACATTTATCAAACAGATCAGCCTGATGTGCAGCGGCGTCGCATAAAGCATATCAACAAGACCTTTCATCGCTTATTGTCTGAGTCTTCTTTTTACCTGATGCCGATGACACAGCATAGTGCTGAAATCATTGCGCATGACTGGATCTATAGCCCAGCTTATGAGTGCTATAGCATGACTGCTGATCCTGAGGACTATCAGTCAATATTGTCACCCAAGGCGCGTGGAGAGCATTACTTTCAAGTGCTTCGCAATGGTGTTCTTTTTGGCTTTGCCAGCTTTTTTGAACAGGAATCAGAGCTTGAGATTGGTCTTGGTATGGCCCCTGATACTACTGGTCAGGAAGATGGTGTTTCTTTTTTGGGCAGCATTGAAGCCTTTGCTAGCACTACTTATCCGCAAGAAACCTATGTTTTAAATGTCGCTAGCTTTAATAAAGGCGCACAAAGCCTCTACCAAAAAATGGGCTATCAGCCAACCTCAAGCTTTGAGCAGTATGCTAATGGGAGTAGTCATTCCTTTGTGAGAATGGAGAAAAAGAAGCAGCCTTAG
- a CDS encoding cobyric acid synthase, which produces MTYTSLQSPENRDYQYDLHIAHLYGNLMNTYGDNGNVLMLKYVAEKLGAKVRVDIVSIGDTFDQDDYDIVFFGGGQDYEQAIVARDLPSKKEALAAYIHQNKVLLAICGGFQLLGQYYIQANGLKINGIGVMGHYTLNQDNNRFIGGIKIHNDDFDETYYGFENHQGRTFLSDDEKPLGRVIYGNGNNKEDQTEGVHYKNVYGSYFHGPILSRNVSLAYRLVTTALKEKYGSTVSLAAYDKILQHETSEEYADVKSKASFDS; this is translated from the coding sequence ATGACCTATACCTCGCTACAATCTCCGGAAAATCGCGATTATCAATACGACCTTCATATTGCTCACCTTTATGGTAATTTGATGAATACCTATGGCGATAACGGCAATGTCTTGATGTTGAAGTATGTCGCTGAAAAGCTAGGCGCTAAGGTTAGAGTTGATATTGTATCCATTGGGGATACCTTTGACCAAGATGATTATGACATTGTTTTCTTTGGTGGTGGTCAAGATTATGAGCAAGCCATTGTTGCTAGAGATTTGCCATCAAAAAAAGAGGCCTTAGCAGCCTATATTCACCAAAATAAGGTACTCCTTGCCATTTGTGGTGGCTTTCAGCTGCTGGGACAGTACTATATTCAAGCCAATGGCCTTAAAATCAATGGCATTGGGGTTATGGGACATTATACCTTAAACCAAGATAATAACCGCTTTATCGGAGGCATTAAAATTCACAATGATGACTTTGACGAAACCTACTATGGCTTTGAAAATCATCAAGGACGGACCTTTTTATCTGACGATGAAAAGCCTCTTGGACGTGTCATTTATGGAAATGGTAATAATAAAGAGGACCAAACTGAGGGCGTCCACTATAAAAACGTTTACGGCAGCTACTTTCATGGACCAATCCTTTCGCGTAATGTCAGCCTGGCCTATCGCCTAGTCACAACTGCTCTCAAAGAAAAATATGGCTCGACTGTTTCCTTAGCGGCCTATGATAAGATCTTACAGCATGAGACCTCAGAGGAATACGCTGATGTTAAAAGCAAGGCTAGCTTTGACAGTTAA
- the hemN gene encoding coproporphyrinogen III oxidase has translation MSKKPTSAYVHIPFCTQICYYCDFSKVFIKNQPVDAYLEALIKEFESYQISSLKTLYIGGGTPTAITANQLDYLLSHLQQHLQLDQLEEFTIEANPGDLTEDKIAVLRQSAVNRISLGVQTFNDKQLKQIGRSHTEAQIYTTIASLKEAGFQNMSIDLIYALPGQTMQQVKENVAKALALDIPHLSLYSLILEHHTVFMNKMRRGKLHLPTEDLEAEMFEYIISEMEASGFEHYEISNFTKPGFESRHNLMYWNNDEYFGCGAGASGYLDGIRYRNRVPIQHYLKAVADGNARLSEEVLTKEEMMEEELFLGLRKKSGVSVSRFQEKFGLSFESRYGPVVRELQNQGLLVEDKDFIRMTKKGLFLGDSVAEKFILD, from the coding sequence ATGTCAAAAAAACCAACCTCAGCCTATGTGCATATTCCTTTTTGCACACAAATTTGCTACTATTGTGATTTTTCTAAGGTATTTATCAAAAATCAGCCTGTCGATGCCTACCTAGAGGCACTGATTAAGGAATTTGAATCCTATCAGATCAGCTCCTTGAAGACACTTTATATTGGCGGTGGAACACCAACAGCCATAACAGCCAATCAGCTTGATTATTTGCTGAGCCATTTGCAGCAGCACCTACAGCTAGACCAGCTTGAAGAATTTACCATCGAGGCCAATCCAGGTGATTTGACTGAGGATAAGATTGCAGTATTAAGGCAATCGGCTGTCAATCGGATTTCCCTAGGCGTTCAAACTTTTAATGACAAGCAATTAAAGCAGATTGGACGCAGTCATACTGAGGCTCAGATTTATACGACCATTGCTAGTCTTAAGGAGGCAGGCTTTCAAAATATGTCTATCGATCTCATTTATGCTTTGCCTGGACAGACCATGCAGCAGGTCAAGGAAAATGTGGCTAAGGCACTTGCTTTAGATATTCCTCACCTTAGCCTGTATAGCCTTATCCTAGAGCATCACACTGTTTTTATGAACAAAATGCGTCGTGGCAAGCTCCATTTGCCCACTGAGGATTTGGAAGCTGAGATGTTTGAGTATATTATTTCTGAAATGGAAGCCAGTGGCTTTGAGCATTACGAAATTTCTAATTTTACTAAGCCTGGCTTTGAAAGCAGGCACAATCTGATGTATTGGAATAATGATGAGTATTTTGGCTGTGGCGCAGGGGCTTCTGGCTATCTTGATGGGATTCGTTACCGCAACCGGGTTCCTATTCAGCATTACCTAAAGGCAGTAGCAGATGGAAATGCTAGGTTAAGTGAGGAAGTGCTCACCAAGGAGGAGATGATGGAGGAGGAGCTTTTTCTTGGTCTGCGAAAAAAATCAGGAGTATCAGTCAGTCGGTTTCAAGAAAAATTTGGCCTATCATTTGAGTCACGCTATGGTCCTGTTGTGAGAGAGCTTCAGAATCAGGGGCTTTTGGTAGAGGACAAGGACTTTATCAGAATGACCAAAAAAGGCCTCTTTTTAGGTGATTCTGTCGCTGAAAAATTCATCTTAGATTAG